One Agrococcus jenensis genomic region harbors:
- a CDS encoding c-type cytochrome, translating to MRTLASRKKTGRRHPLASAALLIIGLVAAGGASVAVGSVANAEPATTPHSQQLTAADGEALFRANCASCHGLNAEGTENGTSLIGVGAASVDFQVMTGRMPMAMSGPQALQREPQFSQEDTDAMAAYIASLAPGPDVPSEELLDTSVVDAEGIAAGGELFRINCAMCHNVAGAGGALTEGKFAPPLKGVAANHIYEAMLTGPQNMPVFNDSNISPEEKREIIAYLNYLDENPSVGGFDLGALGPVSEGLFIWIFGLGGIVAITVWLTSRPN from the coding sequence CTGAGAACGTTGGCATCACGCAAGAAGACCGGTCGCAGGCACCCGCTCGCCAGCGCGGCGCTGCTCATCATCGGACTCGTCGCCGCAGGCGGCGCGTCGGTCGCGGTGGGCTCCGTGGCGAACGCCGAGCCGGCCACGACCCCGCACTCCCAGCAGCTCACGGCCGCCGACGGCGAGGCGCTCTTCCGCGCCAACTGCGCGTCGTGCCACGGCCTCAACGCCGAGGGCACCGAGAACGGCACGAGCCTCATCGGCGTCGGCGCCGCATCGGTCGACTTCCAGGTCATGACCGGCCGCATGCCGATGGCGATGTCCGGCCCGCAGGCGCTGCAGCGCGAGCCGCAGTTCTCGCAGGAGGACACCGACGCGATGGCTGCGTACATCGCCTCGCTCGCGCCGGGCCCGGACGTGCCCTCCGAGGAGCTGCTCGACACCTCCGTGGTCGACGCCGAGGGCATCGCCGCCGGCGGCGAGCTCTTCCGCATCAACTGCGCCATGTGCCACAACGTGGCCGGCGCCGGCGGCGCGCTCACCGAGGGCAAGTTCGCCCCGCCGCTCAAGGGCGTCGCGGCCAACCACATCTACGAGGCCATGCTCACGGGCCCGCAGAACATGCCGGTGTTCAACGACTCGAACATCAGCCCCGAGGAGAAGCGCGAGATCATCGCTTACCTGAACTACCTCGACGAGAACCCGTCGGTCGGCGGCTTCGACCTGGGCGCGCTCGGACCGGTGTCCGAGGGCCTGTTCATCTGGATCTTCGGTCTCGGCGGCATCGTCGCGATCACGGTCTGGCTGACCTCGAGGCCGAACTGA
- a CDS encoding LLM class flavin-dependent oxidoreductase: MPLEFGVHTFAAVPVVDGAPLSPAQVLRDVVQEGIAAERAGLAFFGAGEHHREDFAISAPEIVLGALATVTERIRLGTAVTVLSSNDPVRVFEQFSTLDGISSGRAELIVGRGSFTESFPLFGYRLEDYQALFEERLELLAALVREEPVTWSGELRSPLVEQSVHPRSHAAEHGGRMPVWVGVGGSPESVIRTARHGFDMMLAIIGGSPAQFAPFSGLYRKAMEQFGHTAGRVGMHSPGLIAETDAEAKRILMPQWLVFRNRLGRERGWGEASEREFDANAAEHGALFVGSPETVAQKIVWAHETLGIERFDLKYDSGTLHEDNLRTIELFGTEVVPRVRALLGE, encoded by the coding sequence ATGCCCCTCGAATTCGGTGTCCACACGTTCGCAGCCGTCCCCGTCGTCGACGGCGCACCGCTCAGCCCCGCGCAGGTGCTGCGCGACGTCGTGCAGGAGGGGATCGCGGCCGAGCGCGCCGGCCTCGCCTTCTTCGGCGCCGGCGAGCACCACCGCGAGGACTTCGCGATCAGCGCCCCCGAGATCGTGCTGGGCGCGCTCGCCACCGTCACCGAGCGCATCCGCCTCGGCACCGCCGTCACCGTGCTGTCGTCGAACGACCCGGTGCGGGTGTTCGAGCAGTTCTCCACCCTCGACGGCATCTCGAGCGGTCGTGCGGAGCTCATCGTGGGCCGCGGCTCGTTCACCGAGTCGTTCCCGCTCTTCGGGTACCGCCTCGAGGACTACCAGGCGCTCTTCGAGGAGCGCCTCGAGCTGCTGGCGGCGCTCGTGCGCGAGGAGCCCGTCACGTGGTCGGGCGAGCTGCGCTCCCCGCTCGTCGAGCAGTCGGTGCACCCGCGGTCGCACGCGGCGGAGCACGGCGGCCGGATGCCGGTCTGGGTCGGCGTCGGCGGCTCCCCCGAGTCGGTCATCCGCACCGCGCGACACGGGTTCGACATGATGCTCGCGATCATCGGCGGCAGCCCCGCGCAGTTCGCGCCCTTCTCCGGGCTCTACCGGAAGGCGATGGAGCAGTTCGGCCACACCGCCGGCCGCGTCGGCATGCACTCCCCCGGTCTGATCGCCGAGACGGACGCGGAGGCGAAGCGCATCCTCATGCCGCAGTGGCTCGTCTTCCGCAACCGGCTGGGACGCGAGCGCGGCTGGGGCGAGGCGTCCGAGCGCGAGTTCGACGCGAACGCCGCCGAGCACGGCGCGCTCTTCGTCGGCAGCCCCGAGACGGTCGCGCAGAAGATCGTCTGGGCGCACGAGACGCTCGGCATCGAGCGCTTCGACCTGAAGTACGACTCGGGCACCCTGCACGAGGACAACCTGCGCACGATCGAGCTCTTCGGCACCGAGGTCGTGCCCCGGGTGCGGGCGCTGCTCGGCGAGTGA
- a CDS encoding ubiquinol-cytochrome c reductase iron-sulfur subunit, producing MSAEGQSAPAEQHEVAVYDRGAAVVQADAFENPGLPPHRPRQTDLHPVKERRAERQVVWWFLLSMVGSVLAIIAYVAVPIESGDMGTVRFNNLFLGLGIALALLGVGFGGMHWARQLMSSHEVVEERHLSRGSEKTRARAVEIFQLGDEESGFSRRSLIRNTLIGAIALVPLPAVVLFRDLAPAQDAVEAISNTMWKAGSRLALDPTGTPIRATDVTIGSAFHVIPEELKDLGHDEGYLDQKALASVLLVRVPLDRLNEQPARAGWSYDGIVAYSKICTHVGCPVALYEQQTHHLLCPCHQSTFDVTNHAKVIFGPAKRPLPQLPITVDDEGFLIAQSDFTEPIGPSFFERLGHVDPEHVPLSAAELETRA from the coding sequence ATGTCGGCTGAAGGCCAGTCCGCTCCGGCGGAGCAGCACGAGGTCGCGGTCTACGACCGCGGCGCAGCGGTCGTGCAGGCCGACGCGTTCGAGAACCCGGGCCTGCCCCCGCACCGCCCGCGCCAGACCGACCTCCACCCCGTCAAGGAGCGTCGCGCCGAGCGCCAGGTCGTGTGGTGGTTCCTGCTCTCGATGGTCGGCTCGGTGCTCGCGATCATCGCGTACGTCGCCGTGCCGATCGAGTCGGGCGACATGGGGACGGTCCGCTTCAACAACCTGTTCCTCGGCCTCGGCATCGCGCTCGCGCTGCTCGGCGTCGGCTTCGGCGGCATGCACTGGGCCCGTCAGCTCATGAGCTCGCACGAGGTCGTCGAGGAGCGCCACCTGTCGCGCGGCTCGGAGAAGACCCGCGCGCGCGCCGTCGAGATCTTCCAGCTCGGCGACGAGGAGTCCGGCTTCTCGCGCCGCTCGCTCATCCGCAACACGCTCATCGGCGCGATCGCCCTCGTGCCGCTGCCCGCAGTCGTCCTCTTCCGCGACCTCGCCCCGGCGCAGGACGCGGTGGAGGCCATCTCGAACACGATGTGGAAGGCGGGCTCCCGGCTCGCGCTCGACCCCACCGGCACGCCCATCCGGGCGACCGACGTCACGATCGGGTCGGCCTTCCACGTCATCCCGGAGGAGCTCAAGGACCTCGGTCACGATGAGGGCTACCTCGATCAGAAGGCCCTGGCGTCCGTGCTGCTCGTCCGCGTGCCGCTCGACCGCCTCAACGAGCAGCCGGCACGCGCCGGATGGTCGTACGACGGCATCGTCGCCTACTCGAAGATCTGCACGCACGTCGGCTGCCCCGTGGCGCTGTACGAGCAGCAGACCCACCACCTGCTCTGCCCCTGCCACCAGTCGACCTTCGACGTGACCAACCACGCCAAGGTGATCTTCGGACCTGCCAAGCGCCCGCTGCCGCAGCTGCCGATCACGGTCGACGACGAGGGCTTCCTCATCGCGCAGAGCGACTTCACCGAGCCCATCGGCCCCTCGTTCTTCGAGCGCCTCGGGCATGTCGACCCTGAGCACGTGCCGCTCTCGGCCGCTGAGCTGGAGACCCGAGCATGA
- a CDS encoding cytochrome b has protein sequence MTSTAPRPTLTAQASNYLDERTSISTMVATLGRKVFPDHWSFMLGEVILYSFVAILLSGTFLTFFFDPSMTEVHYEGSYVPLKGIAMSAAYASSLDISFDIRGGLLMRQVHHWAALLFVAAIGLHMLRVFFTGAFRKPREINWVVGFILFILAMAEGFTGYSLPDDLLSGNGLAIINGMVKGIPIVGTWISYLFFGGLFPGDDIVSRLFVLHIMLLPAIVIALIGVHMVLLIVNKHTQFAGPGKTNDNVVGAPIMPLFAAKAGSFFFIVFGVIVLIASTFTINPIWAYGPYDPSPVSAGTQPDWYIGFADGALRLAPGLESEIFGLTLSWNILIPMAVLGAFIVLVMFYPFIEQWITGDKREHHIAERPRNNPTRTAIGAAGILFYAVLWAAASSDLIATHFQLNVFQVTWWLQATLILGPIVTFWLTRRIALGLQKKDREILLHGYESGNIRRLPGGEYVEVHQQLDEYESWKLKAFDSYEPVMVRPNAKGKITPATHARAALTRWFFEDRIAPVSRGELEAAKHDHH, from the coding sequence ATGACTTCCACCGCACCGCGCCCCACCCTCACCGCGCAGGCGTCGAACTACCTCGACGAGCGCACCAGCATCTCGACCATGGTCGCGACGCTCGGCCGCAAGGTCTTCCCCGACCACTGGTCGTTCATGCTGGGCGAGGTCATCCTGTACTCGTTCGTCGCGATCCTGCTCTCGGGCACGTTCCTGACGTTCTTCTTCGACCCGTCGATGACCGAGGTCCACTACGAGGGCTCCTACGTGCCCCTCAAGGGCATCGCGATGTCGGCGGCCTACGCGTCGTCGCTCGACATCTCGTTCGACATCCGCGGCGGCCTGCTCATGCGCCAGGTGCACCACTGGGCGGCGCTGCTGTTCGTGGCGGCCATCGGCCTGCACATGCTGCGCGTCTTCTTCACCGGTGCGTTCCGCAAGCCGCGCGAGATCAACTGGGTCGTCGGCTTCATCCTCTTCATCCTCGCGATGGCGGAGGGCTTCACGGGCTACTCGCTCCCCGACGACCTGCTCTCGGGCAACGGCCTCGCGATCATCAACGGCATGGTCAAGGGCATCCCGATCGTGGGCACCTGGATCTCGTACCTGTTCTTCGGCGGGCTGTTCCCGGGCGACGACATCGTGTCGAGGCTCTTCGTGCTGCACATCATGCTGCTGCCCGCGATCGTGATCGCGCTCATCGGCGTGCACATGGTGCTGCTCATCGTGAACAAGCACACGCAGTTCGCCGGCCCCGGCAAGACGAACGACAACGTCGTCGGCGCGCCGATCATGCCGCTCTTCGCGGCGAAGGCGGGCTCGTTCTTCTTCATCGTCTTCGGCGTGATCGTGCTCATCGCATCGACGTTCACGATCAACCCGATCTGGGCCTACGGACCGTACGACCCGTCCCCCGTGTCGGCGGGCACGCAGCCCGATTGGTACATCGGCTTCGCCGACGGCGCGCTGCGGCTCGCCCCCGGCCTCGAGTCCGAGATCTTCGGCCTGACGCTCTCGTGGAACATCCTGATCCCGATGGCGGTGCTCGGCGCCTTCATCGTGCTCGTCATGTTCTACCCGTTCATCGAGCAGTGGATCACGGGCGACAAGCGCGAGCACCACATCGCCGAGCGCCCGCGCAACAACCCGACGCGCACGGCCATCGGCGCCGCGGGCATCCTGTTCTACGCCGTGCTGTGGGCGGCCGCGTCGTCCGACCTCATCGCGACGCACTTCCAGCTCAACGTGTTCCAGGTCACCTGGTGGCTGCAGGCGACGCTCATCCTCGGCCCGATCGTCACGTTCTGGCTCACCCGCCGGATCGCGCTCGGCCTGCAGAAGAAGGATCGCGAGATCCTGCTGCACGGCTACGAGTCGGGCAACATCCGCCGGCTCCCGGGCGGTGAGTACGTCGAGGTGCACCAGCAGCTCGACGAGTACGAGTCGTGGAAGCTCAAGGCCTTCGACTCCTACGAGCCGGTCATGGTGCGCCCGAACGCCAAGGGCAAGATCACGCCCGCGACGCACGCGCGTGCCGCGCTCACGCGCTGGTTCTTCGAGGACCGCATCGCCCCGGTCAGCCGCGGCGAGCTCGAGGCAGCGAAGCACGACCACCACTGA